Proteins from one Leclercia sp. LSNIH1 genomic window:
- a CDS encoding GNAT family N-acetyltransferase, with the protein MDSEEPPNVRVACSGDIDEVVRLMHDAAAWMSAKGTPAWDVARIDRTFAETFVLRSELLVASCSDGIVGCCTLSAEDPEFWPDALKGEAAYLHKLAVRRTHAGRGVSSALIEACRHAARTQGCAKLRLDCHPNLRGLYERLGFTHVDTFNPGWDPTFIAERLELEI; encoded by the coding sequence ATGGACAGCGAGGAGCCTCCGAACGTTCGGGTCGCCTGCTCGGGTGATATCGACGAGGTTGTGCGGCTGATGCACGACGCTGCGGCGTGGATGTCCGCCAAGGGAACGCCCGCCTGGGACGTCGCGCGGATCGACCGGACATTCGCGGAGACCTTCGTCCTGAGATCCGAGCTCCTAGTCGCGAGTTGCAGCGACGGCATCGTCGGCTGTTGCACCTTGTCGGCCGAGGATCCCGAGTTCTGGCCCGACGCCCTCAAGGGGGAGGCCGCATATCTGCACAAGCTCGCGGTGCGACGGACACATGCGGGCCGGGGTGTCAGCTCCGCGCTGATCGAGGCTTGCCGCCATGCCGCGCGAACGCAGGGGTGCGCCAAGCTGCGGCTCGACTGCCACCCGAACCTGCGTGGCCTATACGAGCGGCTCGGATTCACCCACGTCGACACTTTCAATCCCGGCTGGGATCCAACCTTCATCGCAGAACGCCTAGAACTCGAAATCTAA
- the sul1 gene encoding sulfonamide-resistant dihydropteroate synthase Sul1 — MVTVFGILNLTEDSFFDESRRLDPAGAVTAAIEMLRVGSDVVDVGPAASHPDARPVSPADEIRRIAPLLDALSDQMHRVSIDSFQPETQRYALKRGVGYLNDIQGFPDPALYPDIAEADCRLVVMHSAQRDGIATRTGHLRPEDALDEIVRFFEARVSALRRSGVAADRLILDPGMGFFLSPAPETSLHVLSNLQKLKSALGLPLLVSVSRKSFLGATVGLPVKDLGPASLAAELHAIGNGADYVRTHAPGDLRSAITFSETLAKFRSRDARDRGLDHA, encoded by the coding sequence ATGGTGACGGTGTTCGGCATTCTGAATCTCACCGAGGACTCCTTCTTCGATGAGAGCCGGCGGCTAGACCCCGCCGGCGCTGTCACCGCGGCGATCGAAATGCTGCGAGTCGGATCAGACGTCGTGGATGTCGGACCGGCCGCCAGCCATCCGGACGCGAGGCCTGTATCGCCGGCCGATGAGATCAGACGTATTGCGCCGCTCTTAGACGCCCTGTCCGATCAGATGCACCGTGTTTCAATCGACAGCTTCCAACCGGAAACCCAGCGCTATGCGCTCAAGCGCGGCGTGGGTTACCTGAACGATATCCAAGGATTTCCTGACCCTGCGCTCTATCCCGATATTGCTGAGGCGGACTGCAGGCTGGTGGTTATGCACTCAGCGCAGCGGGATGGCATCGCCACCCGCACCGGTCACCTTCGACCCGAAGACGCGCTCGACGAGATTGTGCGGTTCTTCGAGGCGCGGGTTTCCGCCTTGCGACGGAGCGGGGTCGCTGCCGACCGGCTCATCCTCGATCCGGGGATGGGATTTTTCTTGAGCCCCGCACCGGAAACATCGCTGCACGTGCTGTCGAACCTTCAAAAGCTGAAGTCGGCGTTGGGGCTTCCGCTATTGGTCTCGGTGTCGCGGAAATCCTTCTTGGGCGCCACCGTTGGCCTTCCTGTAAAGGATCTGGGTCCAGCGAGCCTTGCGGCGGAACTTCACGCGATCGGCAATGGCGCTGACTACGTCCGCACCCACGCGCCTGGAGATCTGCGAAGCGCAATCACCTTCTCGGAAACCCTCGCGAAATTTCGCAGTCGCGACGCCAGAGACCGAGGGTTAGATCATGCCTAG
- a CDS encoding quaternary ammonium compound efflux SMR transporter QacE delta 1, producing the protein MKGWLFLVIAIVGEVIATSALKSSEGFTKLAPSAVVIIGYGIAFYFLSLVLKSIPVGVAYAVWSGLGVVIITAIAWLLHGQKLDAWGFVGMGLIIAAFLLARSPSWKSLRRPTPW; encoded by the coding sequence ATGAAAGGCTGGCTTTTTCTTGTTATCGCAATAGTTGGCGAAGTAATCGCAACATCCGCATTAAAATCTAGCGAGGGCTTTACTAAGCTTGCCCCTTCCGCCGTTGTCATAATCGGTTATGGCATCGCATTTTATTTTCTTTCTCTGGTTCTGAAATCCATCCCTGTCGGTGTTGCTTATGCAGTCTGGTCGGGACTCGGCGTCGTCATAATTACAGCCATTGCCTGGTTGCTTCATGGGCAAAAGCTTGATGCGTGGGGCTTTGTAGGTATGGGGCTCATAATTGCTGCCTTTTTGCTCGCCCGATCCCCATCGTGGAAGTCGCTGCGGAGGCCGACGCCATGGTGA
- the aadA1 gene encoding ANT(3'')-Ia family aminoglycoside nucleotidyltransferase AadA1 — protein MREAVIAEVSTQLSEVVGVIERHLEPTLLAVHLYGSAVDGGLKPHSDIDLLVTVTVRLDETTRRALINDLLETSASPGESEILRAVEVTIVVHDDIIPWRYPAKRELQFGEWQRNDILAGIFEPATIDIDLAILLTKAREHSVALVGPAAEELFDPVPEQDLFEALNETLTLWNSPPDWAGDERNVVLTLSRIWYSAVTGKIAPKDVAADWAMERLPAQYQPVILEARQAYLGQEEDRLASRADQLEEFVHYVKGEITKVVGK, from the coding sequence ATGAGGGAAGCGGTGATCGCCGAAGTATCGACTCAACTATCAGAGGTAGTTGGCGTCATCGAGCGCCATCTCGAACCGACGTTGCTGGCCGTACATTTGTACGGCTCCGCAGTGGATGGCGGCCTGAAGCCACACAGTGATATTGATTTGCTGGTTACGGTGACCGTAAGGCTTGATGAAACAACGCGGCGAGCTTTGATCAACGACCTTTTGGAAACTTCGGCTTCCCCTGGAGAGAGCGAGATTCTCCGCGCTGTAGAAGTCACCATTGTTGTGCACGACGACATCATTCCGTGGCGTTATCCAGCTAAGCGCGAACTGCAATTTGGAGAATGGCAGCGCAATGACATTCTTGCAGGTATCTTCGAGCCAGCCACGATCGACATTGATCTGGCTATCTTGCTGACAAAAGCAAGAGAACATAGCGTTGCCTTGGTAGGTCCAGCGGCGGAGGAACTCTTTGATCCGGTTCCTGAACAGGATCTATTTGAGGCGCTAAATGAAACCTTAACGCTATGGAACTCGCCGCCCGACTGGGCTGGCGATGAGCGAAATGTAGTGCTTACGTTGTCCCGCATTTGGTACAGCGCAGTAACCGGCAAAATCGCGCCGAAGGATGTCGCTGCCGACTGGGCAATGGAGCGCCTGCCGGCCCAGTATCAGCCCGTCATACTTGAAGCTAGACAGGCTTATCTTGGACAAGAAGAAGATCGCTTGGCCTCCCGCGCAGATCAGTTGGAAGAATTTGTTCACTACGTGAAAGGCGAGATCACCAAGGTAGTCGGCAAATAA
- the dfrA15 gene encoding trimethoprim-resistant dihydrofolate reductase DfrA15, whose product MKLSLMAAISKNGVIGNGPDIPWSAKGEQLLFKAITYNQWLLVGRKTFESMGALPNRKYAVVTRSSFTSSDENVLVFPSIDEALNHLKTITDHVIVSGGGEIYKSLIDKVDTLHISTIDIEPEGDVYFPEIPSSFRPVFSQDFVSNINYSYQIWQKG is encoded by the coding sequence GTGAAACTATCACTAATGGCAGCAATTTCGAAGAATGGAGTTATCGGAAATGGCCCAGATATTCCATGGAGTGCCAAAGGGGAACAATTACTCTTCAAAGCGATTACCTATAATCAGTGGCTTTTGGTAGGCCGAAAGACTTTCGAGTCAATGGGGGCTTTACCCAACCGAAAATATGCCGTTGTAACTCGTTCAAGCTTCACTTCCAGTGATGAGAATGTATTGGTATTTCCATCTATCGATGAAGCGCTAAATCATCTGAAGACGATAACGGATCATGTGATTGTGTCTGGTGGTGGTGAAATATACAAAAGCCTGATCGATAAAGTTGATACTTTACATATTTCAACAATCGACATTGAGCCAGAAGGTGATGTCTATTTTCCAGAAATCCCCAGTAGTTTTAGGCCAGTTTTTAGCCAAGACTTCGTGTCTAACATAAATTATAGTTACCAAATCTGGCAAAAGGGTTAA
- the intI1 gene encoding class 1 integron integrase IntI1 → MKTATAPLPPLRSVKVLDQLRERIRYLHYSLRTEQAYVHWVRAFIRFHGVRHPATLGSSEVEAFLSWLANERKVSVSTHRQALAALLFFYGKVLCTDLPWLQEIGRPRPSRRLPVVLTPDEVVRILGFLEGEHRLFAQLLYGTGMRISEGLQLRVKDLDFDHGTIIVREGKGSKDRALMLPESLAPSLREQLSRARAWWLKDQAEGRSGVALPDALERKYPRAGHSWPWFWVFAQHTHSTDPRSGVVRRHHMYDQTFQRAFKRAVEQAGITKPATPHTLRHSFATALLRSGYDIRTVQDLLGHSDVSTTMIYTHVLKVGGAGVRSPLDALPPLTSER, encoded by the coding sequence ATGAAAACCGCCACTGCGCCGTTACCACCGCTGCGTTCGGTCAAGGTTCTGGACCAGTTGCGTGAGCGCATACGCTACTTGCATTACAGTTTACGAACCGAACAGGCTTATGTCCACTGGGTTCGTGCCTTCATCCGTTTCCACGGTGTGCGTCACCCGGCAACCTTGGGCAGCAGCGAAGTCGAGGCATTTCTGTCCTGGCTGGCGAACGAGCGCAAGGTTTCGGTCTCCACGCATCGTCAGGCATTGGCGGCCTTGCTGTTCTTCTACGGCAAGGTGCTGTGCACGGATCTGCCCTGGCTTCAGGAGATCGGAAGACCTCGGCCGTCGCGGCGCTTGCCGGTGGTGCTGACCCCGGATGAAGTGGTTCGCATCCTCGGTTTTCTGGAAGGCGAGCATCGTTTGTTCGCCCAGCTTCTGTATGGAACGGGCATGCGGATCAGTGAGGGTTTGCAACTGCGGGTCAAGGATCTGGATTTCGATCACGGCACGATCATCGTGCGGGAGGGCAAGGGCTCCAAGGATCGGGCCTTGATGTTACCCGAGAGCTTGGCACCCAGCCTGCGCGAGCAGCTGTCGCGTGCACGGGCATGGTGGCTGAAGGACCAGGCCGAGGGCCGCAGCGGCGTTGCGCTTCCCGACGCCCTTGAGCGGAAGTATCCGCGCGCCGGGCATTCCTGGCCGTGGTTCTGGGTTTTTGCGCAGCACACGCATTCGACCGATCCACGGAGCGGTGTCGTGCGTCGCCATCACATGTATGACCAGACCTTTCAGCGCGCCTTCAAACGTGCCGTAGAACAAGCAGGCATCACGAAGCCCGCCACACCGCACACCCTCCGCCACTCGTTCGCGACGGCCTTGCTCCGCAGCGGTTACGACATTCGAACCGTGCAGGATCTGCTCGGCCATTCCGACGTCTCTACGACGATGATTTACACGCATGTGCTGAAAGTTGGCGGTGCCGGAGTGCGCTCACCGCTTGATGCGCTGCCGCCCCTCACTAGTGAGAGGTAG
- a CDS encoding recombinase family protein: MQGQRIGYVRVSSFDQNPERQLEGVQVARVFTDKASGKDTQRPELERLLAFVREGDTVVVHSMDRLARNLDDLRRIVQGLTQRGVRMEFVKEGLKFTGEDSPMANLMLSVMGAFAEFERALIRERQREGIVLAKQRGAYRGRKKSLNSEQIAELKRRVAAGDQKTLVARDFGISRETLYQYLRED; this comes from the coding sequence TTGCAAGGTCAACGCATCGGCTATGTCCGCGTCAGCAGCTTCGACCAGAACCCGGAACGGCAATTGGAGGGTGTTCAGGTGGCGCGGGTGTTCACCGACAAGGCTTCTGGCAAGGACACCCAGCGTCCCGAGCTGGAAAGGCTGCTGGCCTTCGTCCGCGAGGGCGACACCGTGGTGGTGCATAGCATGGACAGGCTGGCACGCAACCTTGATGACCTGCGCCGCATCGTCCAAGGGCTGACACAACGGGGCGTGCGCATGGAGTTCGTCAAAGAAGGGCTGAAGTTCACCGGCGAGGACTCACCGATGGCCAATCTGATGCTGTCGGTCATGGGAGCCTTCGCTGAGTTCGAGCGCGCCCTGATCCGCGAACGTCAGCGCGAGGGAATCGTGCTGGCCAAGCAGCGCGGTGCCTACCGGGGACGAAAGAAATCGCTGAACAGCGAACAAATTGCCGAGTTGAAACGGCGAGTTGCGGCAGGCGACCAAAAAACCTTGGTGGCCCGTGACTTCGGCATCAGCCGCGAAACCTTGTACCAGTACCTGCGGGAAGACTGA
- a CDS encoding Tn3 family transposase — protein MPRRSILSATERESLLALPDAKDELIRHYTFNETDLSVIRQRRGAANRLGFAVQLCYLRFPGTFLGVDEPPFPPLLRMVAAQLKMPVESWSEYGQREQTRREHLVELQTVFGFKPFTMSHYRQAVHTLTELALQTDKGIVLASALVENLRRQSIILPAMNAIERASAEAITRANRRIYAALTDSLLSPHRQRLDELLKRKDGSKVTWLAWLRQSPAKPNSRHMLEHIERLKSWQALDLPAGIERQVHQNRLLKIAREGGQMTPADLAKFEVQRRYATLVALAIEGMATVTDEIIDLHDRIIGKLFNAAKNKHQQQFQASGKAINDKVRMYGRIGQALIEAKQSGSDPFAAIEAVMPWDTIAASVTEAQTLARPADFDFLHHIGESYATLRRYAPQFLGVLKLRAAPAAKGVLDAIDMLRGMNSDSARKVPADAPTAFIKPRWAKLVLTDDGIDRRYYELCALSELKNALRSGDVWVQGSRQFKDFDEYLVPVEKFATLKLASELPLAVATDCDQYLHDRLELLEAQLATVNRMAAANDLPDAIITTASGLKITPLDAAVPDAAQAMIDQTAMLLPHLKITELLMEVDEWTGFTRHFTHLKTSDTAKDKTLLLTTILADAINLGLTKMAESCPGTTYAKLSWLQAWHIRDETYSTALAELVNAQFRQPFAGNWGDGTTSSSDGQNFRTGSKAESTGHINPKYGSSPGRTFYTHISDQYAPFSAKVVNVGIRDSTYVLDGLLYHESDLRIEEHYTDTAGFTDHVFGLMHLLGFRFAPRIRDLGETKLFIPKGDAAYDALKPMISSDRLNIKQIRAHWDEILRLATSIKQGTVTASLMLRKLGSYPRQNGLAVALRELGRIERTLFILDWLQSVELRRRVHAGLNKGEARNALARAVFFYRLGEIRDRSFEQQRYRASGLNLVTAAIVLWNTVYLERATSALRGNGTALDDTLLQYLSPLGWEHINLTGDYLWRSSAKVGAGKFRPLRPLPPA, from the coding sequence ATGCCACGCCGCTCAATCCTGTCCGCCACCGAGCGCGAAAGCCTGCTGGCACTGCCAGATGCCAAAGACGAACTGATACGGCACTACACGTTCAACGAAACCGACCTGTCGGTGATCCGTCAGCGTCGCGGCGCCGCGAATCGATTGGGCTTCGCTGTGCAGCTTTGCTACTTGCGATTCCCTGGCACCTTTTTGGGCGTCGATGAGCCTCCGTTTCCGCCCCTGTTGCGCATGGTGGCCGCGCAACTCAAGATGCCAGTGGAAAGTTGGAGCGAGTACGGCCAGCGCGAACAGACACGGCGGGAGCACTTGGTCGAGCTGCAAACGGTTTTTGGGTTCAAGCCCTTCACCATGAGCCACTATCGGCAAGCCGTGCATACATTGACCGAGCTGGCCTTGCAGACCGACAAAGGCATCGTGCTGGCGAGCGCACTTGTCGAGAATCTGCGGCGGCAGAGCATTATCCTGCCCGCCATGAATGCCATCGAGCGCGCAAGCGCCGAGGCCATCACCCGTGCCAACCGACGCATTTACGCGGCGCTGACCGATTCTTTGTTATCACCCCACCGTCAGCGCCTGGACGAACTTCTCAAGCGCAAGGACGGCAGTAAAGTGACGTGGCTGGCATGGCTGCGCCAGTCGCCTGCCAAACCGAACTCTCGCCACATGCTCGAACATATTGAGCGCCTGAAATCCTGGCAAGCACTTGATCTGCCCGCAGGCATCGAGCGGCAGGTTCACCAGAACCGCCTGCTCAAAATCGCTCGTGAAGGTGGCCAGATGACGCCTGCTGATCTGGCAAAGTTCGAGGTGCAACGACGCTATGCCACGCTGGTAGCGCTGGCCATCGAAGGCATGGCCACCGTCACCGATGAAATCATCGACCTTCACGATCGCATCATCGGCAAGCTGTTCAACGCGGCCAAGAACAAGCATCAGCAGCAGTTCCAGGCTTCCGGCAAGGCGATCAACGACAAGGTGCGGATGTATGGGCGCATCGGTCAAGCGTTGATTGAGGCCAAGCAAAGCGGCAGCGATCCGTTCGCCGCCATCGAGGCCGTTATGCCCTGGGACACCATCGCCGCCAGCGTCACCGAAGCGCAAACATTGGCGCGGCCTGCCGACTTTGATTTCCTGCACCACATCGGTGAAAGCTATGCCACGCTACGCCGCTACGCGCCGCAGTTCCTGGGCGTGCTCAAATTGCGGGCTGCGCCCGCCGCCAAGGGTGTGCTCGATGCCATCGACATGCTGCGCGGCATGAACAGCGACAGCGCGCGCAAGGTGCCCGCCGATGCGCCAACCGCATTCATCAAGCCGCGCTGGGCAAAGCTGGTTCTGACCGACGACGGCATCGACCGGCGTTACTACGAGTTATGCGCCCTGTCGGAGCTGAAGAACGCGCTGCGCTCCGGTGATGTCTGGGTGCAGGGTTCTCGCCAGTTCAAGGACTTCGACGAATACCTGGTGCCGGTCGAGAAGTTCGCCACTTTGAAGCTGGCCAGCGAATTGCCGCTGGCAGTGGCCACCGACTGCGACCAATACCTGCATGACCGGTTGGAATTGTTGGAGGCGCAACTCGCCACAGTCAACCGCATGGCTGCGGCCAACGACTTACCGGATGCCATCATCACCACCGCGTCAGGCCTGAAGATCACGCCGCTGGACGCGGCAGTACCAGACGCCGCGCAAGCCATGATCGACCAGACAGCTATGCTGCTGCCGCACCTCAAAATCACCGAGTTGCTGATGGAGGTCGATGAATGGACGGGCTTCACCCGCCACTTCACACACCTGAAGACCAGCGACACGGCCAAGGACAAAACCTTGCTGTTGACGACGATCCTGGCCGACGCGATCAACCTGGGTCTGACCAAAATGGCCGAGTCCTGCCCTGGCACCACCTACGCCAAGCTGTCTTGGCTGCAAGCCTGGCACATCCGCGATGAAACCTATTCGACGGCGCTGGCCGAGCTGGTGAATGCGCAGTTTCGGCAACCCTTCGCCGGCAACTGGGGTGACGGCACCACGTCATCGTCGGACGGCCAGAACTTCAGAACCGGCAGCAAAGCAGAAAGCACTGGTCATATCAACCCGAAGTATGGAAGCAGTCCAGGACGGACTTTCTACACCCATATCTCCGACCAGTACGCGCCCTTCAGTGCCAAGGTGGTCAACGTGGGCATTCGTGATTCAACTTACGTGCTTGATGGCCTGCTGTACCACGAGTCGGACTTGCGCATCGAGGAACACTACACCGACACGGCAGGCTTCACCGATCACGTGTTTGGCTTGATGCATTTGCTGGGATTTCGCTTCGCGCCGCGTATCCGTGACTTGGGCGAAACCAAGCTATTCATCCCCAAGGGCGATGCCGCCTATGACGCGCTCAAGCCGATGATTAGCAGCGACAGGCTGAACATCAAGCAAATACGCGCCCATTGGGATGAAATTCTGCGGCTGGCCACCTCCATCAAGCAAGGCACGGTAACGGCTTCGCTGATGCTGCGCAAACTCGGCAGCTACCCGCGCCAGAACGGCTTGGCCGTGGCGTTGCGCGAGCTGGGGCGCATCGAGCGCACGCTGTTCATTTTGGATTGGCTGCAAAGCGTGGAGCTGCGCCGCCGCGTCCATGCGGGGCTGAATAAGGGCGAGGCGCGCAACGCGCTGGCCAGGGCGGTCTTCTTCTACCGATTGGGTGAAATCCGCGACCGCAGTTTTGAGCAGCAGCGCTACCGGGCCAGCGGCCTCAATCTGGTGACGGCGGCCATCGTGTTGTGGAACACGGTATATCTGGAGCGTGCCACCAGTGCTTTGCGTGGCAACGGCACGGCGCTGGACGACACATTGTTGCAATATCTGTCGCCGCTGGGGTGGGAGCACATCAACCTGACCGGCGATTACCTATGGCGCAGCAGCGCCAAGGTCGGTGCGGGGAAGTTTAGGCCATTGCGACCGCTGCCACCGGCTTAG
- a CDS encoding type II toxin-antitoxin system ParD family antitoxin, translating to MARTMTVDVGDELREFIDSLVKAGDYRTQSEVMRDALRLLREKQAQSRLQELRDLLAEGISSGDAKPWNKDAFLMNVKARAANERN from the coding sequence ATGGCCCGTACGATGACGGTTGATGTTGGCGATGAGTTACGTGAATTTATCGATTCCCTGGTCAAGGCCGGGGATTACCGCACCCAGAGTGAGGTCATGCGCGACGCACTGCGTTTATTACGTGAGAAGCAGGCTCAATCCCGTCTGCAGGAATTACGCGATCTACTGGCCGAAGGGATTAGCAGCGGCGACGCGAAGCCATGGAACAAGGATGCTTTCCTGATGAATGTTAAAGCCAGGGCGGCAAATGAAAGAAATTGA
- a CDS encoding type II toxin-antitoxin system RelE/ParE family toxin, which translates to MKEIELTPKAEEDLEAIWDYSFRQFGVVQADEYIGRIAAVFDVLAMYEIGTQRAELGEDIFSLPVEQHMLYFVSSHSVVTIIRILSQSQHSARHDPWR; encoded by the coding sequence ATGAAAGAAATTGAGCTGACACCAAAAGCGGAAGAAGATCTGGAGGCTATCTGGGATTACAGTTTCAGACAATTCGGGGTTGTCCAGGCGGATGAGTATATCGGCCGGATAGCGGCAGTATTTGACGTGCTGGCAATGTACGAGATCGGAACACAGCGTGCAGAGCTTGGAGAGGATATCTTCTCGTTACCGGTTGAACAGCACATGCTTTATTTTGTGTCATCACATTCTGTGGTCACGATCATCCGTATTCTCAGCCAGTCTCAGCACTCTGCCAGGCATGATCCCTGGAGATAA
- the pcoE gene encoding copper resistance system metallochaperone PcoE, giving the protein MKKILVSFIAMMAVASSAWAAETMNMHDQVNNAQAPAHQMQSSAEKSAVQGESMKMMDMSGHDQAAMSHEMMQNGNSAAHQDMAEMHKKMMKSKPAASNETAKSFSEMNEHEKAAVVHEKANNGQSSVIHQQQAEKHRSQITQN; this is encoded by the coding sequence ATGAAAAAGATCCTTGTATCCTTTATTGCCATGATGGCTGTCGCTTCATCTGCCTGGGCTGCAGAGACAATGAACATGCATGACCAGGTAAATAATGCCCAGGCGCCTGCCCATCAGATGCAATCATCCGCTGAAAAAAGTGCAGTTCAGGGGGAGAGCATGAAAATGATGGATATGAGCGGTCACGATCAGGCCGCAATGTCCCATGAAATGATGCAAAACGGCAATTCTGCTGCCCATCAGGACATGGCTGAAATGCATAAAAAAATGATGAAATCCAAGCCAGCAGCTTCTAACGAAACAGCAAAATCATTTTCCGAAATGAACGAGCATGAGAAAGCCGCTGTTGTGCATGAGAAGGCGAATAATGGTCAATCTTCCGTTATTCATCAGCAGCAGGCTGAAAAGCATCGCAGCCAGATCACCCAGAATTAA
- the pcoS gene encoding copper resistance membrane spanning protein PcoS: protein MRFKISLTTRLSLIFSAVMLTVWWLSSFILISTLNGYFDNQDRDFLTGKLQLTEEFLKTETFRNKTDIKSLSEKINDAMVGHNGLFISIKNMENEKIVELYAKNSVVPAVLLNKSGDILDYMIQTEENNTVYRSISRRVAVTPEQGKSKHVIITVATDTGYHTLFMDKLSTWLFWFNIGLVFISVFLGWLTTRIGLKPLREMTSLASSMTVHSLDQRLNPDLAPPEISETMQEFNNMFDRLEGAFRKLSDFSSDIAHELRTPVSNLMMQTQFALAKERDVSHYREILFANLEELKRLSRMTSDMLFLARSEHGLLRLDKHDVDLAAELNELRELFEPLADETGKTITVEGEGVVAGDSDMLRRAFSNLLSNAIKYSPDNTCTAIHLERDSDCVNVMITNTMSGQVPANLERLFDRFYRADSSRFYNTEGAGLGLSITRSIIHAHGGELSAEQQGREIVFSVRLLRS, encoded by the coding sequence GTGAGGTTCAAAATTTCCCTGACCACACGCCTGAGCCTGATTTTTTCTGCGGTGATGCTTACGGTATGGTGGTTATCAAGTTTTATCCTGATTAGCACCCTTAATGGCTATTTCGATAATCAGGACCGCGATTTTCTGACAGGTAAACTTCAGCTCACCGAAGAGTTTCTTAAAACAGAGACGTTCCGGAACAAAACGGATATTAAGTCATTATCAGAAAAAATAAACGATGCGATGGTAGGGCACAATGGTTTATTCATTTCTATAAAAAACATGGAAAATGAAAAAATTGTTGAACTCTATGCCAAAAATTCTGTTGTTCCAGCGGTCCTGCTTAATAAGTCGGGTGATATTCTCGACTATATGATCCAGACGGAAGAAAATAACACCGTGTACCGCAGTATCTCGCGGCGGGTTGCCGTGACGCCGGAACAGGGTAAAAGCAAACATGTCATCATTACGGTTGCCACGGATACTGGGTATCACACCCTGTTTATGGACAAACTCAGTACCTGGCTGTTCTGGTTCAATATCGGTCTGGTCTTTATTTCTGTTTTTCTGGGCTGGCTGACCACACGTATTGGTCTGAAACCGTTACGGGAAATGACCAGTCTGGCTTCCTCCATGACTGTACACAGCCTGGATCAGCGTCTAAATCCCGATCTGGCTCCGCCGGAAATCTCTGAGACCATGCAGGAGTTCAATAATATGTTTGATCGCCTGGAGGGGGCATTCCGGAAACTGTCAGATTTCTCGTCTGACATCGCGCATGAGCTGCGCACACCAGTCAGTAATCTGATGATGCAGACGCAGTTTGCACTGGCTAAGGAAAGGGATGTTTCGCATTACCGCGAAATTTTATTCGCTAACCTGGAAGAACTGAAAAGGTTGTCACGAATGACCAGTGACATGCTTTTTCTGGCACGTTCAGAGCATGGTCTGCTGCGGCTGGATAAACATGATGTGGATCTGGCAGCCGAACTGAATGAATTACGTGAGTTGTTCGAGCCCCTGGCAGACGAAACAGGAAAGACAATCACGGTTGAAGGAGAGGGCGTTGTTGCCGGAGACAGCGATATGCTCCGACGTGCTTTCAGTAACCTGCTTTCCAATGCAATCAAGTATTCTCCCGATAACACCTGTACAGCGATACACCTTGAGCGTGACAGTGACTGTGTGAACGTGATGATTACGAATACGATGTCCGGCCAGGTTCCCGCTAATCTGGAACGTTTGTTTGACCGGTTCTATCGCGCAGACTCATCAAGGTTCTACAACACGGAAGGCGCGGGGCTGGGATTATCAATTACAAGGTCGATCATTCATGCTCACGGCGGCGAGCTGTCAGCAGAACAGCAGGGGCGGGAAATTGTGTTCAGTGTGCGTCTGTTAAGAAGTTAA